A region of Streptomyces paludis DNA encodes the following proteins:
- a CDS encoding mycoredoxin yields MPGTVTMYSTTWCGYCRRLKGQMDREGIAYTEINIEHDPESAAFVEKANGGNQTVPTVLFPDGSTLTNPSLAQVKQKVGA; encoded by the coding sequence ATGCCGGGCACTGTGACGATGTACAGCACCACGTGGTGCGGATACTGCCGTCGGCTGAAGGGCCAGATGGACCGCGAGGGCATCGCGTACACCGAGATCAACATCGAGCACGACCCGGAGTCGGCGGCCTTCGTCGAGAAGGCGAACGGCGGCAACCAGACGGTCCCGACCGTGCTCTTCCCCGACGGCTCGACGCTGACGAACCCGTCGCTGGCCCAGGTCAAGCAGAAGGTCGGCGCCTGA
- a CDS encoding dipeptidase, whose amino-acid sequence MSDTPDSVVQTYIQTHRTAFLDDLADWLRIPSVSAQPDHDADVRRSADWLAAKLKETGFPVTEIWDTPGAPAVFAEWPSADPGAPTVLVYGHHDVQPAAREDGWDTDPFEPVVRDGRLYARGAADDKGQVFFHTLGVRAHLAATGRTTPAVHLKLLVEGEEESGSPNFRALAERHAGRLAADAVIVSDTGMWSEDTPTVCTGMRGLADCEIELSGPDQDIHSGSFGGAVPNPATVAARLVAALHDEDERVTVPGFYDGVAELTAAERALIAELPFDEARWLRTAASHGTLGEAGYSTLERVWARPTAEVNGIGGGYQGPGGKTIIPSSARLKLSFRLVAGQDPDRIEASVREWTAARIPAGIRHTIAFGAATRPCLTPLDHPALQSVVRSMERAFGRKVRYTREGGSGPAADLQDVLGAPVLFLGISVPSDGWHAPNEKIELDLLLKGVETTAYLWGDLAPVLAATAAVAAVSPP is encoded by the coding sequence ATGAGCGACACCCCGGACAGCGTCGTCCAAACGTACATCCAGACCCACCGCACGGCCTTCCTCGACGACCTCGCCGACTGGCTGCGCATTCCCTCCGTATCCGCCCAGCCCGACCACGACGCTGACGTGCGGCGCAGTGCCGACTGGCTCGCCGCCAAACTCAAGGAGACCGGCTTCCCGGTCACCGAGATCTGGGACACTCCGGGCGCCCCGGCCGTCTTCGCCGAGTGGCCCTCCGCCGACCCCGGCGCGCCGACCGTGCTCGTCTACGGCCACCACGACGTCCAGCCCGCCGCCCGTGAGGACGGCTGGGACACGGACCCGTTCGAACCGGTCGTCCGGGACGGCCGGCTGTACGCGCGCGGGGCCGCCGACGACAAGGGGCAGGTGTTCTTCCACACCCTCGGGGTACGGGCGCACCTCGCCGCCACCGGACGCACCACCCCCGCCGTCCACCTCAAGCTCCTCGTCGAGGGCGAGGAGGAGTCGGGCTCCCCGAACTTCCGCGCCCTGGCCGAGCGGCACGCCGGCCGGCTCGCCGCCGACGCGGTGATCGTCTCCGACACCGGGATGTGGTCCGAGGACACCCCGACCGTCTGTACGGGGATGCGCGGCCTCGCCGACTGCGAGATCGAGCTGTCCGGCCCGGACCAGGACATCCACTCCGGCTCCTTCGGCGGAGCCGTCCCGAACCCGGCCACGGTCGCGGCCCGGCTCGTCGCCGCCCTGCACGACGAGGACGAGCGCGTCACGGTCCCCGGCTTCTACGACGGGGTCGCCGAGCTGACCGCCGCCGAGCGCGCCCTGATCGCGGAGCTGCCCTTCGACGAGGCGCGGTGGCTGCGTACGGCCGCGTCCCACGGAACCCTGGGCGAGGCCGGGTACTCGACGCTGGAGCGCGTCTGGGCCCGTCCGACCGCCGAGGTCAACGGCATCGGCGGCGGCTACCAGGGGCCCGGCGGCAAGACGATCATCCCGTCGTCGGCCCGGCTGAAGCTGTCGTTCCGGCTGGTCGCGGGCCAGGACCCGGACCGTATCGAAGCGTCCGTACGGGAGTGGACCGCCGCCCGGATCCCGGCCGGAATCCGGCACACCATCGCCTTCGGCGCTGCCACCCGCCCCTGTCTGACCCCGCTGGACCACCCCGCGCTCCAGTCCGTCGTACGGTCGATGGAGCGCGCCTTCGGCCGGAAGGTCCGTTACACCCGCGAGGGCGGCTCGGGACCGGCCGCCGATCTCCAGGACGTGCTGGGCGCGCCGGTGCTCTTCCTGGGGATCTCCGTACCGTCCGACGGCTGGCACGCGCCGAACGAGAAGATCGAACTCGATCTGCTCCTCAAAGGGGTGGAGACCACCGCCTACCTCTGGGGCGACCTGGCCCCCGTCCTGGCAGCCACGGCCGCTGTCGCCGCCGTATCACCTCCCTGA
- a CDS encoding ATP-dependent DNA helicase gives MSVPRLTDPERLKELLGIPFTPEQMACVTAPPAPQVIVAGAGSGKTTVMAARVVWLVGSGQVAPEQVLGLTFTNKAAGELAERVRKALVRAGVTDPDAADPDHPPGEPRISTYHAFAGRLLTDHGLRIGLEPSTRLLADATRFQLAARVLRDAPGPYPALTKTLPALVSDLLALDAELAEHLVRPADLAAYDTGLLASLDGVRLSNADLRKLPETATARRELLELVGRYREAKRARDLLDFGDQIALSAELATTRPEVGTLLRDEFRVVLLDEYQDTSVAQRLLLSGLFGGGTGHAVTAVGDPCQAIYGWRGASVANLDDFPAHFPGADGTPAARFSLSENRRSGGRLLDLANSLAAPLRALHEGVEALRPAPGAERDGGVRCALLPTHAAEIDWLADSIAHLVRTGKAPGEIAVLCRTAGDFPEIQGALVARDVPVEVVGLSGLLHLPEVADLVAMCEVLQDPGANASLVRLLTGPRWSIGPRDLALLGRRARLLVHRGSGAGADDDLAARLAAAVEGTDPAEVVSLADALDTFLDSAGAPEDGLPFSAAARVRFARLAAELRELRRSLADPLMDVLHRVLATTGLDVELSASPHALAARRRETLGNFLDIAASFAALDGEAGLLAFLAFLRTAAQYEKGLDNALPGGENTVKVLTAHKSKGLEWDVVAVPGLVAGQFPNSKAREAWTFQPKVLPHPLRGDAPTLPEVPSWDAKGIKSFKEAMKAHQHTEELRLGYVTFTRPRSLLLGSGHWWGPNQKRPRGPSDFLHALYDHCAAGHGEIEAWADAPEESDQNPALEAETTPRPWPLPLDGPSLLRRHRAADTVLAHLDALRADALLGDALLGAGDGPAPVPEPEVPDEGDLWGDQFPPEDPDPEDGPYAPDDDAWESARPAAVAAAVPAPRPPAAAPPSGDEPLPLTPEETRTLASWDRDLDALAGELRRARATVRDVLVPPSLSATDLLRLAEDPDGFARELARPMPRPPRPAAARRGTRFHAWVESRFEETPLPMLGPDELPGGPEDEPEIIDERDLAALKDAFERTPYARRVPYRVETPFHLSLAGRLVRGRIDAVYREPAPASVTGAGTGAGAHAGTHAGAGTGPHPRPHPYTYEIVDWKTGRTRTADPLQLAVYRLAWAEQLGIPLTAVTAAFVYIRSGEVVRPERLPGRPELERLLTHDTRATDGTGGDESHDTATDERTSHPADETARRAR, from the coding sequence ATGTCCGTACCTCGCCTCACCGACCCCGAGCGGCTCAAGGAGCTGCTCGGGATCCCCTTCACCCCGGAGCAGATGGCCTGCGTCACCGCGCCGCCCGCCCCGCAGGTGATCGTGGCCGGTGCCGGGTCGGGGAAGACGACGGTGATGGCCGCGCGGGTGGTGTGGCTGGTGGGGAGCGGGCAGGTCGCGCCCGAGCAGGTGCTCGGGCTGACGTTCACCAACAAGGCGGCCGGCGAGCTGGCCGAGCGCGTCCGCAAGGCGCTCGTCAGGGCGGGCGTCACCGACCCCGACGCCGCCGACCCGGACCACCCCCCGGGCGAGCCCCGTATCTCCACGTACCACGCCTTCGCGGGCCGCCTCCTCACCGACCACGGGCTACGGATCGGGCTGGAGCCGTCCACCCGGCTGCTCGCCGACGCCACCCGCTTCCAGCTCGCCGCGCGCGTGCTGCGCGACGCCCCGGGACCGTACCCCGCGCTGACCAAGACGCTGCCCGCGCTGGTCAGCGACCTGCTCGCGCTCGACGCCGAGCTGGCCGAGCATCTCGTACGGCCGGCCGACCTCGCCGCGTACGACACCGGACTGCTCGCGTCCCTGGACGGCGTCCGGCTCTCCAACGCCGATCTGCGCAAGCTCCCCGAGACCGCCACCGCCCGCCGCGAGCTGCTCGAACTCGTCGGGCGCTACCGCGAGGCCAAGCGCGCCCGCGACCTGCTCGACTTCGGTGACCAGATCGCCCTCTCCGCCGAACTCGCCACCACCCGCCCCGAGGTCGGCACCCTCCTCAGGGACGAGTTCCGCGTCGTCCTCCTCGACGAGTACCAGGACACCTCCGTCGCCCAGCGCCTGCTGCTCTCCGGCCTCTTCGGCGGCGGTACGGGCCACGCCGTGACCGCCGTGGGCGACCCCTGCCAGGCCATCTACGGCTGGCGCGGCGCCTCCGTCGCCAACCTCGACGACTTCCCCGCCCACTTCCCGGGCGCCGACGGCACCCCCGCCGCCCGGTTCTCCCTCAGCGAGAACCGCCGCAGCGGCGGCCGGCTCCTCGACCTCGCCAACAGCCTCGCCGCCCCGCTGCGCGCCCTGCACGAAGGCGTCGAGGCGCTGCGGCCCGCGCCCGGCGCCGAGCGCGACGGCGGCGTGCGCTGCGCCCTGCTGCCCACCCACGCGGCGGAGATCGACTGGCTCGCGGACTCCATCGCGCACCTCGTGCGGACCGGCAAGGCGCCCGGCGAGATCGCCGTCCTGTGCCGTACGGCCGGCGACTTCCCGGAGATCCAGGGCGCGCTGGTCGCCCGCGACGTGCCCGTCGAGGTCGTCGGGCTCTCCGGGCTGCTCCACCTCCCCGAGGTCGCCGACCTCGTCGCGATGTGCGAAGTCCTCCAGGACCCCGGCGCCAACGCCTCGCTCGTCCGGCTGCTCACCGGCCCCCGCTGGTCCATCGGCCCCCGCGACCTGGCGCTCCTCGGCCGCCGGGCCCGGCTGCTGGTCCACCGGGGATCCGGCGCCGGCGCGGACGACGACCTCGCCGCCCGGCTCGCCGCCGCCGTCGAGGGCACCGACCCCGCCGAGGTCGTCTCCCTCGCCGACGCGCTCGACACCTTCCTGGACTCGGCGGGCGCCCCCGAGGACGGGCTGCCCTTCTCCGCCGCCGCCCGGGTCCGCTTCGCCCGGCTCGCCGCCGAGCTGCGCGAGCTGCGCCGCTCCCTCGCCGATCCCCTGATGGACGTCCTGCACCGGGTCCTGGCCACCACCGGCCTCGACGTCGAACTCTCCGCGTCCCCGCACGCCCTGGCCGCCCGCCGCCGCGAGACCCTCGGCAACTTCCTCGACATCGCGGCCTCCTTCGCCGCGCTCGACGGCGAGGCCGGGCTGCTGGCCTTCCTGGCGTTCCTCCGTACCGCCGCCCAGTACGAGAAGGGCCTGGACAACGCGCTGCCCGGCGGCGAGAACACCGTGAAGGTGCTCACCGCCCACAAGTCCAAAGGACTGGAGTGGGATGTCGTCGCCGTACCGGGACTCGTCGCCGGACAGTTCCCCAACAGCAAGGCCCGCGAGGCGTGGACCTTCCAGCCGAAGGTCCTGCCGCACCCGCTGCGCGGCGACGCCCCGACGCTCCCCGAGGTGCCCTCCTGGGACGCGAAGGGCATCAAGTCCTTCAAGGAGGCCATGAAGGCGCACCAGCACACCGAGGAGCTGCGCCTCGGCTATGTCACCTTCACCCGGCCGCGCTCCCTGCTGCTCGGCTCCGGCCACTGGTGGGGGCCCAACCAGAAGCGACCCCGGGGCCCGTCGGACTTTCTGCACGCCCTGTACGACCACTGCGCGGCCGGCCACGGCGAGATCGAGGCGTGGGCGGACGCCCCGGAGGAGTCCGACCAGAACCCGGCCCTGGAGGCGGAGACCACCCCGCGCCCCTGGCCGCTGCCGCTCGACGGACCGTCCCTGCTGCGCCGCCACCGGGCGGCGGACACGGTCCTGGCACACCTCGACGCGCTCCGGGCGGACGCGCTTCTGGGGGATGCGCTCCTGGGGGCGGGGGACGGGCCCGCGCCCGTACCGGAACCTGAGGTTCCGGACGAGGGGGACCTCTGGGGCGACCAGTTCCCCCCGGAGGACCCGGACCCCGAGGACGGCCCTTACGCACCCGACGACGACGCCTGGGAGTCCGCCCGGCCGGCGGCGGTGGCGGCGGCCGTCCCCGCCCCGCGCCCGCCGGCCGCCGCGCCGCCCTCCGGCGACGAGCCGCTCCCCCTCACCCCGGAGGAGACCCGCACCCTCGCTTCCTGGGACCGCGATCTCGACGCCCTCGCAGGCGAGCTGCGGCGCGCCCGCGCCACCGTCCGCGATGTCCTCGTACCGCCGTCCCTCTCCGCCACCGACCTGCTGCGGCTGGCCGAGGACCCCGACGGCTTCGCCCGGGAGCTGGCCCGGCCCATGCCGCGCCCGCCCCGGCCGGCCGCCGCCCGCCGGGGCACCCGCTTCCACGCCTGGGTGGAGTCCCGGTTCGAGGAGACACCCCTCCCGATGCTCGGGCCCGACGAACTGCCCGGCGGCCCCGAGGACGAGCCCGAGATCATCGACGAGCGCGATCTCGCCGCGCTCAAGGACGCGTTCGAACGCACCCCGTACGCCCGCCGCGTCCCGTACCGGGTGGAGACGCCCTTCCACCTCAGCCTCGCGGGCCGGCTGGTCCGGGGCCGTATCGACGCCGTCTACCGCGAGCCGGCCCCGGCCTCGGTCACGGGCGCGGGCACGGGCGCGGGGGCGCACGCCGGCACGCACGCCGGGGCGGGCACCGGCCCGCACCCCCGGCCGCACCCGTACACGTACGAGATCGTGGACTGGAAGACCGGCCGGACCCGCACCGCAGACCCGCTCCAGCTCGCCGTCTACCGGTTGGCCTGGGCCGAGCAGCTCGGCATTCCGCTGACGGCGGTGACCGCGGCTTTTGTATACATACGGAGCGGGGAGGTCGTCCGCCCCGAGCGCCTCCCCGGCCGTCCCGAGCTGGAACGACTGCTCACCCACGACACCCGCGCCACGGACGGCACGGGCGGTGACGAGAGCCACGACACAGCCACGGACGAGCGAACGTCACATCCGGCAGACGAGACCGCCCGTCGGGCCCGTTAG
- the nudC gene encoding NAD(+) diphosphatase: MSTLSSDATAHRPIGLTAHSGIDRAAHHRLDEAWLAAAWSHPTTRVFVVSGGQALIDDTPDGRTELVMTPSFEAPLTETHRYFLGTDADGVRYFALQKDTLPGRMDQSARPAGLREAGTLLSARDAGLMVHAVALENWQRLHRFCSRCGERTVIAAAGHIRRCQACGAEHYPRTDPAVIMLVTDEEDRALLGRQVHWPEGRFSTLAGFVEPGESIEQSVVREVFEEAGVTVGEVEYIASQPWPFPSSLMLGFMARATSSEITVDGEEIEEARWFSREDLRAAIESGEILPPAGISIAARLVELWYGKPLPKPTS; this comes from the coding sequence GTGAGCACCCTCAGCAGTGACGCCACCGCACACCGACCCATCGGCCTCACCGCCCACAGCGGCATCGACCGAGCCGCGCACCACCGCCTCGACGAAGCATGGCTCGCCGCCGCCTGGAGCCATCCCACGACCCGTGTCTTCGTGGTGTCCGGCGGCCAGGCGCTGATCGACGACACCCCCGACGGCCGGACCGAACTGGTCATGACCCCGTCCTTCGAAGCGCCCCTCACCGAGACCCACCGCTACTTCCTCGGCACGGACGCGGACGGAGTCCGCTACTTCGCGCTCCAGAAGGACACACTGCCCGGCCGGATGGACCAGTCGGCGCGCCCGGCGGGGCTGCGCGAGGCCGGCACCCTGCTCTCGGCGCGCGACGCGGGCCTGATGGTGCACGCGGTGGCGCTGGAGAACTGGCAGCGGCTGCACCGCTTCTGCTCGCGCTGCGGTGAGCGCACGGTGATCGCGGCGGCCGGCCATATCCGCCGCTGCCAGGCGTGCGGCGCCGAGCACTACCCGCGCACCGACCCCGCCGTGATCATGCTGGTCACGGACGAGGAGGACCGCGCGCTCCTCGGCCGCCAGGTCCACTGGCCCGAGGGCCGCTTCTCCACACTGGCCGGCTTCGTGGAGCCCGGCGAGTCGATCGAGCAGTCCGTGGTCCGCGAGGTCTTCGAGGAGGCGGGCGTCACGGTCGGCGAGGTCGAGTACATCGCCAGCCAGCCGTGGCCGTTCCCGTCGAGCCTGATGCTGGGCTTCATGGCACGCGCCACCTCGTCGGAGATCACGGTGGACGGCGAGGAGATCGAGGAGGCCCGCTGGTTCTCCCGCGAGGACCTCCGCGCCGCCATCGAGTCCGGCGAGATCCTGCCACCGGCAGGCATCTCGATCGCCGCCCGCCTGGTCGAACTGTGGTACGGAAAGCCCCTACCCAAGCCGACGTCCTGA
- a CDS encoding ATP-dependent helicase, translating to MAAPGRRPNRAVRQRTPGGYRLVRTPPAPVAPPVLDAAQRRVVDHAAGPMLVLAGPGTGKTTTLVESVAARVARGADPERILVLTFSRKAAVELRDRMAVRLGGTRGPQATTFHSFCYALIRAHQEADLFSEPLRLLSGPEQDLAVRELLAGQLQLEREGRGRVRWPDELRACLTTRGFADEVRAVLARSRELGLEPDALAAFARRTGRPDWSAAASFLAEYLDVLELQGVLDYTELVHRAARLADRPEVAARITARYDAVFVDEYQDTDPAQVALLHALAGGGRTLVAFGDPDQSIYTFRGADVNGILDFPDAFPRADGRPAPVEVLTTSRRSGDRLLAATRLLTRRMPLTRLPAGAVRAHREPAAVREGGRVETYTFPTPSAELDNIADILRRAHLEDGVAWSAMAVLVRSGGRTIPAVRRALTSSGVPVETDGDDVPLRHEPAVAPLLTALRAVATASLEASRDGTGSAAASDTASGSGVWLDTETALTLLASPLGGMDAADLRRLGRALRDEERAGGAAVPAPSDVLLTRALAEPERLVAHDTAYARGARRLGALLHTARERLEGGGTAEEALWELWQGTPWPGRLERSALRGGAGGRNADRDLDAVCGLFDAAARAERRTGGRGALNFLEELDAQDIAADTLTRRTVRPDAVRLMTAHRAKGLEWPLVVVAGVQEGLWPDVRRRGSLLEADRIGRDGLAEPLTPGALLTEERRLFYVAATRARDRLVVTAVKAPADDGDQPSRFLTELGVEPRDITARPRRPLAVAPLVAELRATTVDPGASPALRDAAARRLARLAALSDEEGRPLVPAAHPDRWWGMYEPTHGEVPLRERDRPVALSGSALDQLANTCALQWFLGREVKADAPATAAQGFGNVVHVLADEVASGRTPADLAVLMSRLDSVWDALAFDAPWKSQQEKEHARVALERFLKWHVMDRGGRTPAATEHGFDVTLEAGPYEVRIRGSMDRVERDAQGRAYVVDFKTGKQSPTKDEVARHPQLAVYQLAVREGALDDLFDGDRPDSAGAELVHLRQAAPAKEGGDQLPKIQAQEPLTGEWVGELLTTAAGRVLDERFTPTTGQHCTHCTFRASCSARPEGRQIVE from the coding sequence ATGGCCGCCCCCGGACGCCGGCCGAACCGCGCCGTCCGGCAGCGGACCCCGGGCGGGTACCGGCTGGTGCGCACCCCGCCGGCCCCGGTGGCCCCTCCTGTGCTGGACGCGGCGCAGCGCCGGGTGGTTGATCACGCGGCCGGTCCGATGCTGGTGCTGGCCGGACCGGGGACGGGCAAGACGACGACGCTCGTGGAATCGGTCGCCGCGCGGGTCGCCCGGGGCGCGGACCCCGAGCGGATCCTGGTGCTGACCTTCAGCCGCAAGGCGGCGGTGGAGCTGCGCGACCGGATGGCGGTCCGGCTCGGCGGCACGCGCGGACCGCAGGCGACCACCTTCCACTCCTTCTGCTACGCCCTGATCCGCGCCCACCAGGAGGCCGATCTCTTCAGCGAGCCGCTGCGGCTGCTCTCCGGTCCCGAGCAGGATCTCGCCGTACGCGAACTGCTCGCGGGCCAGCTCCAGCTGGAGCGCGAGGGGCGCGGCCGGGTGCGCTGGCCCGACGAGCTGCGGGCGTGTCTGACGACACGCGGCTTCGCCGACGAGGTCCGGGCCGTCCTCGCCCGCAGCCGCGAACTGGGCCTCGAACCGGACGCGCTGGCGGCGTTCGCCCGGCGCACCGGACGGCCGGACTGGTCGGCCGCCGCGTCCTTCCTCGCCGAGTATCTGGACGTCCTGGAGCTGCAAGGGGTCCTCGACTACACCGAGCTGGTGCACCGGGCGGCCCGGCTCGCGGACCGGCCGGAGGTCGCCGCGCGGATCACGGCGCGCTACGACGCGGTGTTCGTCGACGAGTACCAGGACACCGACCCGGCGCAGGTCGCGCTCCTGCACGCGCTGGCGGGCGGGGGGCGCACGCTGGTCGCCTTCGGCGACCCCGACCAGTCGATCTACACCTTCCGGGGCGCCGATGTGAACGGCATCCTCGACTTCCCCGACGCCTTCCCGCGCGCCGACGGCCGCCCGGCGCCGGTGGAGGTGCTCACCACCTCCCGCCGCTCGGGGGACCGGCTGCTCGCGGCGACCCGGCTGCTGACCCGCCGGATGCCGCTGACCCGGCTGCCCGCCGGAGCGGTACGGGCCCACCGCGAGCCGGCGGCGGTACGGGAGGGCGGCCGGGTCGAGACGTACACCTTCCCGACGCCGTCGGCGGAGCTGGACAACATCGCCGACATCCTGCGCCGCGCGCATCTGGAGGACGGCGTCGCCTGGAGCGCCATGGCCGTGCTGGTCCGGTCCGGCGGCCGTACGATCCCGGCGGTCCGCCGCGCGCTGACCTCGTCGGGCGTCCCCGTGGAGACGGACGGCGACGATGTGCCGCTGCGCCACGAACCGGCGGTGGCGCCGCTGCTGACGGCGCTGCGGGCGGTGGCGACGGCGTCGCTGGAGGCGTCGCGGGACGGCACCGGGTCCGCCGCCGCGTCCGATACCGCGTCCGGCTCCGGGGTGTGGCTGGACACGGAGACCGCGCTCACGCTGCTGGCCTCGCCGCTCGGCGGGATGGACGCGGCCGATCTGCGGCGGCTCGGGCGGGCGCTGCGGGACGAGGAGCGGGCCGGCGGCGCGGCCGTCCCGGCACCGTCCGACGTGCTGCTCACCCGGGCGCTGGCGGAGCCGGAGCGGCTGGTGGCGCACGACACGGCGTACGCGCGGGGCGCGCGGCGGCTCGGCGCGCTCCTGCACACGGCGCGCGAGCGGCTCGAAGGGGGCGGCACCGCGGAGGAGGCTCTCTGGGAGCTGTGGCAGGGCACCCCCTGGCCCGGCCGGCTCGAACGCTCCGCCCTGCGCGGCGGCGCCGGCGGCCGTAACGCCGACCGTGACCTCGACGCCGTCTGCGGGCTCTTCGACGCCGCGGCTCGCGCCGAGCGGCGTACCGGGGGGCGCGGCGCGCTGAACTTCCTGGAGGAGCTGGACGCGCAGGACATCGCGGCCGACACACTGACCCGGCGCACGGTGCGCCCCGACGCCGTACGTCTGATGACCGCGCACCGTGCCAAGGGGCTCGAATGGCCGCTGGTGGTCGTCGCGGGCGTCCAGGAGGGGCTCTGGCCGGATGTACGGCGGCGCGGCTCGCTGCTGGAGGCGGACCGGATCGGCCGGGACGGACTGGCCGAGCCGCTCACGCCCGGCGCCCTCCTTACGGAGGAGCGGCGTCTCTTCTACGTGGCCGCCACGCGCGCGCGCGACCGGCTCGTTGTCACCGCCGTCAAGGCGCCCGCCGACGACGGTGACCAGCCCTCCCGCTTCCTCACCGAACTCGGCGTCGAGCCCAGGGACATCACCGCCCGCCCCCGCCGCCCGCTCGCCGTCGCCCCCTTGGTCGCCGAACTGCGGGCCACCACCGTCGACCCCGGGGCGAGCCCGGCGCTGCGCGACGCGGCGGCCCGGCGGCTGGCGAGGCTCGCGGCGCTCAGCGACGAGGAGGGCAGGCCGCTCGTCCCTGCCGCGCACCCGGACCGCTGGTGGGGGATGTACGAACCGACGCACGGCGAGGTCCCGCTGCGCGAGCGCGACCGGCCCGTGGCGCTCTCGGGCAGCGCGCTGGACCAGCTCGCCAACACCTGCGCGCTCCAGTGGTTCCTGGGGCGCGAGGTGAAGGCGGACGCGCCGGCCACGGCCGCGCAGGGGTTCGGCAACGTCGTCCACGTCCTGGCCGACGAGGTCGCCTCCGGCCGTACCCCCGCGGATCTCGCCGTCCTCATGAGCCGGCTGGACTCCGTATGGGACGCGCTCGCCTTCGACGCGCCCTGGAAGTCCCAGCAGGAGAAGGAGCACGCGCGCGTGGCGCTCGAACGCTTCCTCAAGTGGCATGTCATGGACCGCGGCGGCCGGACCCCCGCCGCCACGGAGCACGGCTTCGACGTCACCCTCGAAGCGGGTCCGTACGAAGTACGGATCCGCGGCTCCATGGACCGCGTCGAGCGCGACGCGCAGGGCCGGGCGTACGTCGTCGACTTCAAGACCGGCAAGCAGTCCCCCACGAAGGACGAGGTGGCCCGCCACCCCCAGCTGGCCGTCTACCAGCTCGCCGTGCGCGAGGGTGCCCTCGACGACCTCTTCGACGGCGACCGCCCGGACTCCGCCGGCGCCGAACTCGTCCACCTGCGCCAGGCGGCCCCCGCCAAGGAGGGCGGCGACCAGCTCCCCAAGATCCAGGCACAGGAGCCCCTGACGGGCGAGTGGGTCGGCGAACTCCTCACCACCGCCGCCGGCCGCGTCCTCGACGAACGCTTCACCCCCACCACCGGCCAGCACTGCACCCACTGCACGTTCCGCGCGTCATGCAGCGCGCGGCCCGAGGGCCGGCAAATCGTGGAATGA